A window from Drosophila subobscura isolate 14011-0131.10 chromosome O, UCBerk_Dsub_1.0, whole genome shotgun sequence encodes these proteins:
- the LOC117898632 gene encoding larval cuticle protein A2B-like isoform X2, with translation MAFKFVFALAFVAVASAGYAVPQVYHAGPAVATYAHAAPVAVAQKVVVKAAEEYDPHPQYRFSYGVDDKLTGDNKGQVEERDGDVVRGEYSLIDADGYKRTVTYTADPINGFNAVVNRVPLEHVKTVVKTVAAPVAHYAAPPAQYTSYAAPAPVAHYAHAAPAVTYSAPAAHYSTYAAPAVSYHH, from the exons ATGGCATTCAAG TTTGTTTTCGCTCTTGCCTTTGTGGCCGTTGCCAGCGCCGGATACGCAGTTCCCCAGGTCTACCACGCTGGCCCAGCGGTGGCCACCTATGCCCATGCCGCACCCGTGGCTGTGGCCCAGAAGGTGGTGGTCAAGGCTGCCGAGGAATACGATCCCCATCCCCAGTACCGTTTCTCCTACGGAGTCGATGACAAGCTGACCGGCGACAACAAGGGACAGGTGGAGGAGCGCGACGGAGATGTCGTCCGCGGAGAGTACTCCCTGATCGATGCCGATGGCTACAAGCGCACCGTTACCTACACTGCTGATCCCATCAATGGATTCAATGCCGTCGTCAACCGCGTGCCCCTCGAACATGTCAAGACTGTGGTGAAGACCGTCGCCGCTCCCGTGGCCCACTATGCTGCTCCC CCTGCTCAGTACACCTCCTATGCTGCCCCTGCTCCCGTTGCCCACTACGCTCATGCCGCTCCAGCTGTGACATACTCTGCGCCCGCCGCCCACTACTCCACGTACGCTGCCCCCGCCGTCAGCTACCACCACTAG
- the LOC117898632 gene encoding larval cuticle protein A3A-like isoform X1 has protein sequence MAFKFVFALAFVAVASAGYAVPQVYHAGPAVATYAHAAPVAVAQKVVVKAAEEYDPHPQYRFSYGVDDKLTGDNKGQVEERDGDVVRGEYSLIDADGYKRTVTYTADPINGFNAVVNRVPLEHVKTVVKTVAAPVAHYAAPTHYAAPAVVKTVAPAYTSYAAPAVVKSVAPVAHYAAPPQYTSYAAPAQYTSYAAPAPVAHYAHAAPAVTYSAPAAHYSTYAAPAVSYHH, from the exons ATGGCATTCAAG TTTGTTTTCGCTCTTGCCTTTGTGGCCGTTGCCAGCGCCGGATACGCAGTTCCCCAGGTCTACCACGCTGGCCCAGCGGTGGCCACCTATGCCCATGCCGCACCCGTGGCTGTGGCCCAGAAGGTGGTGGTCAAGGCTGCCGAGGAATACGATCCCCATCCCCAGTACCGTTTCTCCTACGGAGTCGATGACAAGCTGACCGGCGACAACAAGGGACAGGTGGAGGAGCGCGACGGAGATGTCGTCCGCGGAGAGTACTCCCTGATCGATGCCGATGGCTACAAGCGCACCGTTACCTACACTGCTGATCCCATCAATGGATTCAATGCCGTCGTCAACCGCGTGCCCCTCGAACATGTCAAGACTGTGGTGAAGACCGTCGCCGCTCCCGTGGCCCACTATGCTGCTCCCACCCACTACGCCGCTCCCGCTGTTGTGAAGACTGTGGCTCCAGCTTACACATCCTATGCCGCCCCAGCTGTCGTCAAGTCCGTTGCTCCCGTGGCTCActatgctgctcctcctcagtACACATCGTACGCCGCTCCTGCTCAGTACACCTCCTATGCTGCCCCTGCTCCCGTTGCCCACTACGCTCATGCCGCTCCAGCTGTGACATACTCTGCGCCCGCCGCCCACTACTCCACGTACGCTGCCCCCGCCGTCAGCTACCACCACTAG
- the LOC117898633 gene encoding larval cuticle protein A2B-like, producing the protein MAFKFIFALAFVAVASAGYAVPQVYHAGPAVATYAHAAPVAVAQKVVVKAAEEYDPHPQYRFSYGVDDKLTGDNKEQVEERDGDVVRGEYSLIDADGYKRTVQYTADPINGFNAVVNRVPLEHVKTVVKTVAAPVAHYAAPAVAHYAAPAVVKTVAPAYHTYAAPAVVKTVAPVAHYAAPAQYTSYAAPAPVAHYAAPAQYASYAAPSVAYHH; encoded by the exons ATGGCATTCAAG TTCATCTTCGCCCTCGCCTTCGTGGCCGTTGCCAGCGCCGGATACGCAGTTCCCCAGGTCTACCACGCTGGCCCAGCGGTGGCCACCTATGCCCATGCCGCACCCGTGGCTGTGGCCCAGAAGGTGGTGGTGAAGGCTGCCGAGGAATACGATCCCCATCCCCAGTACCGTTTCTCCTACGGAGTCGATGACAAGCTGACCGGCGACAACAAGGAACAGGTGGAGGAGCGCGACGGAGATGTCGTCCGCGGAGAGTACTCCCTGATCGATGCCGATGGCTACAAGCGCACCGTCCAGTACACCGCCGACCCCATCAACGGATTCAACGCCGTCGTCAACCGCGTTCCCCTGGAGCATGTCAAGACTGTGGTGAAGACCGTCGCCGCTCCCGTCGCCCACTATGCCGCACCCGCTGTTGCCCACTATGCTGCCCCAGCTGTGGTCAAGACTGTGGCTCCCGCCTACCACACCTATGCCGCCCCAGCTGTCGTCAAGACCGTTGCACCAGTCGCCCACTACGCCGCTCCTGCCCAGTACACATCGTACgccgctcctgctccagtGGCTCActatgctgctcctgctcagTATGCCTCCTATGCTGCCCCCTCTGTCGCCTACCACCATTAA
- the LOC117898631 gene encoding pupal cuticle protein Edg-84A — translation MDYYSSHTLHRRRTKLRLFCPLTLNTRKMAFKMVALVACCLAAVSAGIIPLEQHEQQQQHVLYQAQPQYQHQTQPQHVLYQKAHDVHAHGHEVYPDDPHPKYNFAYDVQDALSGDSKSQSESRDGDVVQGEYSLNDADGFRRTVKYTADSVNGFNAVVHREPLAQVHHKVVAAPAAVQYHHAPTAVIKTPVSYAAPAPTYVAPTYAAPAYTAPAYTAPAYTSHYEHQQQQQEQEHQHHYATYETPAPAHAAHDSHEYYHHQ, via the exons ATGGATTATTATTCAAGTCACACACTCCACAGAAGGAGGACAAAGCTTCGCTTATTTTGCCCACTAACCTTAAACACTCGCAAAATGGCTTTCAAG ATGGTTGCACTcgtcgcctgctgcctggcagccgTGTCCGCTGGAATCATTCCACTGgagcagcacgagcagcagcagcagcatgtcctCTATCAGGCCCAGCCCCAGTACCAGCACCAGACACAGCCCCAGCATGTGCTCTACCAGAAGGCACATGATGTCCATGCCCACGGACACGAGGTGTACCCGGATGATCCCCATCCCAAGTATAACTTCGCCTACGATGTGCAGGATGCCCTCTCCGGAGATTCCAAGAGCCAGTCGGAGTCCCGCGATGGAGATGTGGTCCAGGGCGAGTACTCGCTCAACGATGCTGATGGTTTCCGTCGCACTGTGAAGTACACCGCCGACTCTGTCAACGGATTCAATGCCGTCGTCCATCGCGAGCCCCTGGCCCAGGTGCACCACAAGGTGGtggctgctccggctgctgtcCAGTATCACCACGCCCCGACTGCTGTGATCAAGACACCCGTGTCTTATGCTGCTCCGGCACCCACCTATGTGGCACCCACCTATGCTGCTCCAGCGTACACCGCTCCTGCCTACACTGCTCCCGCCTACACCTCTCATTatgagcaccagcagcagcagcaggagcaggagcaccagcatcaCTATGCCACCTACGAGACTCCAGCACCCGCCCATGCTGCCCACGACTCCCATGAGTACTACCATCATCAGTAA
- the LOC117898641 gene encoding uncharacterized protein LOC117898641 codes for MSNNSRMQYSPKHLNINTCERYPRLRHTEFYRTPEPRPSVQSQKAEHAKDRLNRLPSAEAPTQSPRIQPPRNSEERVLRDSYFS; via the exons atgtccAACAACTCACGAATGCAATATTCTCCG AAACACCTGAACATCAACACTTGCGAGAGATATCCGCGTCTGAGGCACACGGAGTTTTATCGCACACCTGAACCGCGCCCCTCGGTTCAAAGCCAGAAGGCGGAACATGCCAAAGATCGATTAAATCGTCTGCCCAGTGCTGAGGCACCCACACAAAGTCCTCGTATTCAACCGCCGCGAAACTCGGAAGAACGAGTACTTCGCGATAGCTATTTTTCctaa
- the LOC117898642 gene encoding uncharacterized protein LOC117898642 — protein sequence MMSSKSGKTVASDSHLLHSSDSDLALKLKSAPKLVCIPQQHQHLQRMFNSEINIPQRPMEYDILDKSFSVLYIGGVKNKNSK from the exons ATGATGTCTTCGAAATCCGGCAAAACGGTTGCTAGCGACAGCCACCTGCTCCACTCTTCGGATAGCGACTTAGCCCTGAAACTGAAGTCGGCGCCGAAGCTCGTTTGCATtccacagcagcatcagcaccttCAGCGAATGTTCAACTCGGAGATCAA CATACCCCAGCGCCCCATGGAGTACGATATTCTTGACAAGTCTTTTTCGGTTCTGTACATCGGAGGGGTCAAGAATAAGAACTCGAAGTAA
- the LOC117898635 gene encoding larval cuticle protein A2B has translation MAFKFIALFALIAAANAGLLPAAQVYHAAPAVATYAAPTVVKTIAQPVLAKAAEEYDPHPQYKYAYDVQDSLSGDSKSQVEERDGDVVRGEYSLIDADGYKRTVQYTADPINGFNAVVNRVPLEHVKTVVKTVAAPVAHYAAPAVAHYAAPAVVKTVAPAYHTYAAPAVVKTVAPVAHYAAPTHYAAPAATYTSYATPAVAYHH, from the exons ATGGCATTCAAG TTCATCGCCCTCTTCGCTCTGATCGCCGCTGCCAACGCCGGCCTTCTGCCCGCGGCCCAGGTCTACCACGCCGCCCCCGCCGTGGCCACCTACGCCGCCCCCACCGTCGTCAAGACAATTGCCCAGCCCGTGCTGGCCAAGGCCGCCGAGGAATACGACCCCCATCCCCAGTACAAGTACGCCTACGATGTCCAGGACTCGCTCTCGGGCGACTCCAAGAGCCAGGTGGAGGAGCGCGACGGAGATGTCGTCCGCGGAGAGTACTCCCTGATCGATGCCGATGGCTACAAGCGCACCGTCCAGTACACCGCCGACCCCATCAACGGATTCAACGCCGTCGTCAACCGCGTTCCCCTGGAGCATGTCAAGACTGTGGTGAAGACCGTCGCCGCTCCCGTCGCCCACTACGCCGCACCCGCCGTTGCCCACTATGCCGCCCCAGCTGTGGTCAAGACTGTGGCTCCCGCCTACCACACCTATGCCGCACCAGCTGTCGTCAAGACCGTTGCTCCCGTGGCCCACTACGCTGCTCCCACCCACTACGCCGCCCCTGCTGCGACCTACACCTCGTATGCTACCCCCGCTGTTGCCTACCACCACTAA
- the LOC117898634 gene encoding larval cuticle protein A2B: MAACKIVIALALFAVAAQAAVLRTVAPVAVAPAPVLAKTVELEEVDPHPQYSYSYDVQDSLSGDNKGHVEERDGDLVRGEYSLIDADGYKRTVTYTADSINGFNAVVRREPIVAVQAEPLIKAAPVAVAAPLVRSAPLAVAAPVVRSAPLAVVVRSAPLAVASPIVRSAPLALSSPFLRSAPLAVAAPAPILRTAAYATPLRNTAPTYTVANL; the protein is encoded by the exons ATGGCAGCCTGCAAG ATCGTGATCGCTTTGGCTCTGTTCGCCGTGGCAGCCCAGGCCGCAGTTCTGAGGACCGTTGCTCCGGTGGCAGTGGCCCCAGCGCCCGTCCTGGCCAAGACCGTCGAATTGGAGGAGGTGGATCCTCATCCCCAGTACTCCTACAGCTACGATGTGCAGGACTCACTCTCCGGCGACAACAAGGGACACGTGGAGGAGCGTGATGGAGATTTGGTCCGCGGCGAGTACTCCCTGATCGATGCCGATGGCTACAAGCGCACCGTCACCTACACCGCGGATTCCATCAATGGATTCAATGCCGTCGTCCGTCGTGAGCCCATCGTTGCCGTGCAAGCGGAGCCTTTGATCAaggctgctcctgttgctgtggcagctccGCTCGTCCGCTCTGCTCCTTTGGCCGTGGCTGCTCCAGTCGTCCGCTCCGCTCCTTTGGCCGTGGTTGTTcgctctgctcctctggcaGTTGCCTCCCCCATTGTCCGTTCGGCTCCGTTGGCACTTTCCTCTCCCTTTCTGCGATCTGCCCCTCTGGCGGTGGCTGCTCCGGCACCCATTCTGCGCACCGCAGCCTATGCCACGCCTTTGAGGAACACAGCCCCCACCTATACCGTTGCAAACTTGTAA
- the LOC117898640 gene encoding larval cuticle protein A2B → MAFKFFAVLALVAAVSAGVVPVQQVYHAPAPAVAYAHGPVAVTHAQPVLAKHDDEYDPHPQYKFAYDVQDALSGDSKSQVEERDGDVVHGEYSLNDSDGYRRIVQYTSDPVNGFNAVVNRVPLDHVKTVVKTVAPVAVAAAPLPVAYHQHH, encoded by the exons ATGGCCTTCAAG TTCTTTGCTGTTCTCGCCCTCGTGGCTGCCGTCAGTGCTGGTGTTGTCCCTGTCCAGCAGGTGTACCATGCCCCAGCACCCGCTGTGGCCTATGCCCATGGACCTGTTGCCGTGACCCATGCCCAGCCCGTGCTGGCCAAGCACGACGATGAGTACGATCCCCATCCTCAGTACAAGTTCGCCTACGATGTGCAGGACGCCCTCTCCGGCGACTCCAAGAGCCAGGTGGAGGAGCGCGACGGCGATGTGGTCCATGGCGAGTACTCGCTGAACGACTCCGATGGCTACCGTCGCATTGTCCAGTACACCTCGGACCCCGTCAACGGATTCAATGCCGTCGTCAACCGCGTGCCCCTCGATCATGTCAAGACTGTGGTGAAGACAGTGGCTCCTGtggccgttgccgctgccccacTGCCAGTGGCCTACCATCAGCACCACTAA
- the LOC117898636 gene encoding larval cuticle protein A2B: MAFKFVVLIAACIAVASAGLIPAAAPLAAVAQVEEYDPHPQYTYGYDVKDAISGDSKTQVESRDGDVVQGQYSLNDADGYRRIVDYTADPINGFNAVVRREPLVAAVAAAPAPVVRAAPVVAAAPVAVRTAAYAAAPAPLAYHAAPAPLTYAAAPAAYAPAPLTYAAAPAPIVKAAPLVAAGPAFVKTQYASPLISYAY; the protein is encoded by the exons ATGGCATTCAAA TTCGTGGTCCTCATCGCCGCCTGCATCGCCGTGGCCAGCGCTGGCCTCATTCCGGCTGCCGCTCCCTTGGCCGCCGTCGCCCAGGTGGAGGAGTACGATCCCCATCCCCAGTACACCTACGGATATGACGTGAAGGATGCCATCTCCGGCGACTCCAAGACCCAGGTGGAGAGCCGCGACGGCGATGTTGTGCAGGGCCAGTACTCGCTCAACGACGCCGATGGCTACCGTCGCATTGTGGACTACACCGCCGATCCCATCAATGGATTCAATGCCGTCGTCCGTCGTGAGCCCCTCGTggccgccgtcgccgccgcccCAGCTCCAGTTGTCCGCGCCGCTCCCGTTGTGGCTGCCGCTCCAGTTGCTGTCCGTACCGCTGCCTATGCCGCTGCCCCAGCTCCCCTTGCCTACCACGCCGCCCCAGCACCCCTCACCtatgctgctgccccagctGCCTATGCTCCAGCTCCTCTGACCTATGCCGCTGCCCCAGCACCCATCGTGAAGGCCGCTCCTCTGGTCGCCGCCGGACCCGCTTTCGTCAAGACCCAGTACGCTTCGCCTCTTATCTCGTACGCCTATTGA
- the LOC117898735 gene encoding pupal cuticle protein Edg-84A: protein MFSKIAFFVAFLAVVQAGLLPVKRVGSEDTFDAHPQYAFNYDVQDGETGDVKSQSETRDGDVVRGQYSVNDADGYRRTVEYSVDAESGFNAVVRREPLSSAAAVVARPAAPVKLQPLKKLPVLKPHSQASAVVHRSFAPASTVIHHAPVTHHVVHHAAPSQAIISHHVPLLRNTLHATHPQHISYVF, encoded by the exons ATGTTCAGCAAA ATTGCATTCTTTGTGGCCTTTCTTGCCGTGGTCCAGGCGGGTCTTCTTCCCGTGAAACGAGTCGGTAGCGAGGATACCTTTGATGCCCATCCACAATACGCCTTCAACTATGATGTCCAGGATGGCGAAACCGGTGATGTCAAGTCCCAGTCGGAGACCCGTGACGGCGATGTGGTCCGTGGTCAGTACTCAGTCAACGATGCCGATGGCTATCGTCGCACTGTGGAGTACAGCGTGGATGCCGAGAGTGGTTTCAATGCTGTCGTCCGCCGTGAGCCTCTCTCCAGTGCCGCTGCAGTGGTGGCTCGCCCTGCGGCTCCCGTTAAGTTGCAGCCGCTGAAGAAGTTGCCCGTCCTAAAGCCCCACTCTCAGGCCTCTGCTGTGGTCCATCGATCCTTTGCCCCGGCCTCAACGGTGATCCACCATGCGCCCGTTACTCATCACGTGGTGCACCATGCCGCCCCATCGCAGGCCATTATTTCGCATCATGTGCCGCTGCTGAGAAATACGCTGCATGCCACGCATCCGCAGCACATTTCTTATGTTTTCTAG